One genomic region from Augochlora pura isolate Apur16 chromosome 7, APUR_v2.2.1, whole genome shotgun sequence encodes:
- the LOC144472157 gene encoding uncharacterized protein LOC144472157 has translation MSCNESKRSNVVFNRNERSPCNCGWEVRFGYGVAVTLAIFEAKRFFMLILEIFAEWQIIRFAGGLQPVVFTLVDVSMGLPTALITVRSIRDRKVPRCCAETRRSLKCLLIAIAICAILNAATLVSIGYHISVRQESLIDIFNNSMRLYVSTASYKYAIDEIQFIFQCCGHTSYTDWFQFDWQGVDYASREEMAAQSRISDEEYRDRGVPFSCCNLHAMIPCEHTEIQENDVKTINTSGCAQVMSPVLLRIVIVAYVMTSTLVIIQIFLAFLISKIVRRLFCGTCRLYHPPEAFASESSSASLGSTSSETEGRNSSTSPPIWECRTPQETKKPDKSRKRRIKRMSSLPSSRHVQAKNKAQEETDTTSSATESSPVNKPSDRSHRILGVAKIRPSTHEEHTIRKKLILTTLEKK, from the exons ATGTCGTGCAACGAGAGCAAACGGAGCAACGTAGTATTCAATAGAAACGAAAGGTCACCTTGCAATTGTGGTTGGGAGGTGAGATTCGGTTATGGTGTGGCAGTTACCTTAGCCATCTTCGAAGCCAAACGATTCTTCATGTTGATTCTGGAGATATTTGCCGAATGGCAAATCATTCGGTTCGCGGGTGGTTTGCAACCCGTCGTATTTACTTTGGTAGATGTTAGCATGGGTCTGCCAACTGCCTTGATCACTGTTCGCAGCATACGCGA CCGGAAGGTGCCACGTTGCTGCGCGGAGACAAGGCGGTCACTGAAATGCTTGCTGATAGCTATTGCAATCTGCGCGATATTGAATGCAGCCACTTTAGTCTCCATCGGATATCACATTAGCGTCAGACAGGAGTCGTTGAtagatattttcaacaattcgaTGCGGCTATATGTGAGCACAGCATCGTACAAGTACGCGATCGATGAGATACAGTTCATCTTCCAATGCTGCGGCCATACCTCCTACACAGATTGGTTCCAATTTGACTGGCAG GGCGTGGACTACGCGTCTCGGGAGGAAATGGCAGCGCAAAGCAGGATATCCGATGAGGAATACAGAGACCGCGGTGTCCCTTTCAGCTGTTGCAACCTGCATGCTATGATACCGTGCGAACATACGGAGATCCAAGAGAACGATGTGAAGACGATCAACACGAGCGGCTGTGCCCAAGTGATGAGCCCTGTGCTACTTAGAATCGTCATCGTCGCTTACGTTATGACGAGCACGTTAGTCATCATTCAAATCTTCTTAGCCTTCTTGATTTCGAAG ATAGTACGCAGGCTGTTCTGCGGAACGTGTCGTCTGTATCATCCTCCGGAAGCCTTTGCCAGCGAATCCAGCAGCGCATCGTTGGGCAGCACAAG TTCGGAAACGGAGGGACGGAACTCGAGCACATCCCCGCCAATCTGGGAGTGTCGGACGCCGCAGGAAACAAAGAAACCTGATAAAAGTCGCAAGAGGAGGATAAAACGGATGTCGTCGTTGCCGTCGTCGAGGCACGTCCAGGCTAAAAATAAGGCACAAGAAGAGACTGACACAACATCCTCGGCGACAGAATCCTCACCAGTGAACAAACCATCCGATCGATCCCATAGGATCCTTGGAGTAGCGAAGATCAGGCCGAGCACTCACGAGGAGCACACGATACGCAAGAAACTTATTTTGACCACGttagagaagaaataa
- the LOC144473045 gene encoding uncharacterized protein LOC144473045: MEKFERVRSYQEKEEEHLADVVEEKLRTLLKDGANTFMDLKWQQPELPDFFDEKKFLNGQRMFYNNAFTMMIAKLCGLLCLFAVPSIRNILSFTKQSGTTCASFHRYVSTILHTWTWYGKRPGIEKKFLDSLKIVRKKHCTAFRRSCEAGLNRVTQLDMALAQFGFMGFTLLSGDYLGVNNSSEELEGLIHFWHVVGSMLGMEDKYNLCSGSVEEARALCRRLLDDVFLPCLANKNEDFNEMSQTLIRSLWSLNPYIDSDAFIVFTLSLASNSAINNNSSLKIDMSHLSWYGIFILNVQLLVHKYLLPTTYWWSSFFRTCFNGQMLLAVYLIENFPFLAFWTYGIKDSYVNIFKYRVI, from the exons ATGTTGTCGAAGAGAAACTGCGAACGCTCCTCAAAGATGGAGCAAACACTTTCATGGACTTGAAGTGGCAGCAGCCGGAATTGCCGGACTTTTTCGACGAAAAAAAGTTCCTCAACGGGCAACGGATGTTTTACAATAATGCATTCACGATGATGATTGCCAAACTTTGTGGGCTCCTATGCCTGTTTGCTGTACCGTCGATCAGAAACATTTTATCGTTCACCAAACAGAGCGGAACAACATGCGCGTCATTCCACAGATACGTGTCTACTATTCTACACACCTGGACTTGGTATGGGAAAAGGCCTGGAATAGAGAAAAA GTTCCTCGACTCCCTGAAGATCGTCCGGAAAAAGCACTGTACGGCTTTTCGTAGAAGCTGCGAGGCGGGGCTGAATCGTGTCACACAACTGGATATGGCATTGGCTCAGTTTGGGTTCATGGGGTTCACCCTTCTGTCCGGTGACTATCTTGGGGTTAACAACAGTTCCGAGGAACTCGAGGGACTGATTCACTTCTGGCACGTTGTTGGCAGCATGCTCGGAATGGAAGACAA ATACAACCTGTGCTCGGGAAGCGTCGAAGAGGCACGCGCTCTTTGCAGACGTCTCTTGGACGATGTATTCCTGCCGTGTCTTGCAAACAAGAACGAAGACTTCAACGAGATGAGCCAAACTCTGATAAGAAGCCTGTGGTCGCTGAACCCATACATAGATTCGGATGCGTTCATTGTGTTTACTCTATCACTGGCATCCAACAGCGCCATCAACAACAATAGTTCGTTAAAAATAG acaTGTCGCACTTATCCTGGTACGGAATATTCATTCTAAATGTTCAGCTATTAGTGCATAAATATTTGCTGCCGACTACGTATTGGTGGTCATCGTTCTTCCGGACATGCTTCAACGGCCAGATGCTATTGGCTGTGTACCTGATCGAGAACTTTCCATTTCTGGCGTTCTGGACTTACGGTATCAAGGATTCCTACGTAAACATATTTAAGTACCGAGTGATTTGA